One region of Primulina tabacum isolate GXHZ01 chromosome 1, ASM2559414v2, whole genome shotgun sequence genomic DNA includes:
- the LOC142544235 gene encoding uncharacterized protein LOC142544235 isoform X2, which translates to MGTMDKKKQNSKRSKTKSYRKKSGFPQLQSTFTTGMLQNPKCNETERINLWLEHIVGKRSLNRLWVAKSIKECEEIKLEQLMDKKITLKNDMHYWFKATICEIENKSKPWYEACASCLKEIIKTTKGISCSNCTKQHVQIIQRYRLRMTVRDNDTSARLTLFEDVASDLLVAQ; encoded by the exons ATGGGTACCATGGATAAAAAGAAGCAAAATAGTAAAAGAAGCAAGACGAAGAGTTATAGGAAGAAAAGCG GATTTCCTCAGTTGCAGTCAACATTTACAACGGGAATGCTGCAAAACCCAAAATGTAACGAAACAGAAAGAATAAACTTATG GTTGGAACATATTGTGGGAAAACGAAGTTTGAATAGACTATGGGTGGCGAAATCAATAAAAGAATGTGAGGAAATCAAACTAGAGCAATTGATGGATAAGAAAATTACTTTGAAGAAT GACATGCATTACTGGTTTAAGGCAACTATATGTGAGATTGAGAATAAATCAAAACCATGGTATGAAGCTTGTGCCAGTTGTCTCAAAGAAATCATCAAAACAACGAAAGGAATAAGTTGTTCAAATTGCACAAAACAACATGTTCAAATTATTCAAAG GTATCGTTTAAGGATGACAGTGCGAGATAATGACACATCAGCAAGACTTACATTATTTGAAGATGTTGCCTCAGATTTATTGGTTGCTCAGTGA
- the LOC142544235 gene encoding replication protein A 70 kDa DNA-binding subunit B-like isoform X1, translated as MKVQQVNRFERNDKLSFGYRREVILINTMLQTITINLWDDLALNEGQLLKENCIKNSIVSFYNLKMSTYHRFPQLQSTFTTGMLQNPKCNETERINLWLEHIVGKRSLNRLWVAKSIKECEEIKLEQLMDKKITLKNDMHYWFKATICEIENKSKPWYEACASCLKEIIKTTKGISCSNCTKQHVQIIQRYRLRMTVRDNDTSARLTLFEDVASDLLVAQ; from the exons ATGAAAGTTCAACAAGTTAATCGTTTTGAGAGAAATGACAAGCTCAGCTTTGGTTATAGAAGGGAAGTAATTCTCATTAACACAAT GCTACAAACTATCACAATAAACTTATGGGACGATCTCGCTCTAAATGAAGGACAACTTCTGAAAGAAAATTGTATTAAAAACTCAATTGTGTCCTTCTACAATCTTAAAATGAGTACATATCATA GATTTCCTCAGTTGCAGTCAACATTTACAACGGGAATGCTGCAAAACCCAAAATGTAACGAAACAGAAAGAATAAACTTATG GTTGGAACATATTGTGGGAAAACGAAGTTTGAATAGACTATGGGTGGCGAAATCAATAAAAGAATGTGAGGAAATCAAACTAGAGCAATTGATGGATAAGAAAATTACTTTGAAGAAT GACATGCATTACTGGTTTAAGGCAACTATATGTGAGATTGAGAATAAATCAAAACCATGGTATGAAGCTTGTGCCAGTTGTCTCAAAGAAATCATCAAAACAACGAAAGGAATAAGTTGTTCAAATTGCACAAAACAACATGTTCAAATTATTCAAAG GTATCGTTTAAGGATGACAGTGCGAGATAATGACACATCAGCAAGACTTACATTATTTGAAGATGTTGCCTCAGATTTATTGGTTGCTCAGTGA